In Colletotrichum higginsianum IMI 349063 chromosome 3, whole genome shotgun sequence, a genomic segment contains:
- a CDS encoding Trafficking PGA2: MAAILDLLNIAWTRFSTNLRGTLDGMSTEKWIRLVIIVGAYCLLRPYLMKLAGNSQMKQHDTRPEDEWLGPKAKVQPNTLRGQVEIPEDSDDEAAEVTGSTTATEWGKKARRRQREVLKKLIDVEEKRLAELQEDDEDKDIEEFLVKE; encoded by the coding sequence ATGGCCGCCATACTTGACCTCCTCAACATTGCCTGGACACGCTTCAGCACCAATCTGCGCGGCACGCTCGACGGCATGAGCACCGAGAAGTGGATCCGTCTTGTCATCATCGTTGGCGCTTACTGTCTTTTGCGTCCTTATCTGATGAAGCTGGCCGGCAACTCGCAGATGAAGCAACACGATACCAGGCCCGAGGACGAGTGGCTCGGCCCGAAAGCAAAGGTCCAACCCAATACCCTGCGCGGGCAGGTCGAAATCCCCGAGGACAGCGATGatgaggccgccgaggtcacCGGCTCGACAACGGCCACCGAGTGGGGCAAGAAGGCGCGCAGGAGGCAGCGTGAAGTACTAAAGAAGTTGATTGACGTTGAGGAAAAGAGACTCGCGGAGCTgcaggaggacgatgaggacaAAGACATCGAAGAGTTCCTGGTCAAGGAGTAA
- a CDS encoding Arginine rich protein yields the protein MATSTLPVSIATASSVDSAAKSSELPPVPKKYKASDLPLPSATRAAIESLAHSFKKKGGYDAIRKEVWDKFAASDYEAQVTKAILEVAEQEVNRNPAQLLTLERGKAAALIDGALERSGVYQKAEQVITQLIDRAAIEERMRQLRRNDIGEEEAAAEQQRGAKTDEDYQAETMAKRAERERVREELRQKELAIEEEKRKIAREERKKVEKEREKAETQRKAERDARRAAREKLQAERDAEREERRRQRDKERSRDRDRDRSRSRSRSRSHRRDRDRDRDRDRDRDRTERDRERREERDRKRKERHDESEEAKQKLSKEQLERLEQEALADLLRESNRVTAKQPELEIDEALAPPPRKLAPASAIMPFKKAISRDSPKVPTSKKAELKTEEQDASVAVTPKADAPTEKARSRSNSRAIGKADRENDDDDRRRRDDDDRHRRERRSRSPRPRDRSRERRDRSWSKRRERSRSRTRTRPERRERSASRTRSRRDRSRSRTRHDRHDKSRSRSRDRRDRSRDRARVDRRDKSRSRTRVDRRDRSRDRSRSRNRTDRRDRSRSRVRRDRSRVVRRDRSRSPKADRRESIRRDRSRSRTRRERSPERTRDRDRKSRSRSRPATPAVRSSSRLDKDKDDKEATKMEEVRKREKEAKAYLAAQREAREKGMPVPGIDDKRSAGDRSPETKRKRDLDEIDRYVPPGRDRERPHDLARDDNERRRSRSRSRSRGKDRDRERDRDRDRDRRDRDRDRDRDRRDRDRDRVRDRDRDRDRDRDRDRDRDRRSRRDGSISSRRDRRDRSRSRRRSRSR from the exons ATGGCGACCTCTACTCTTCCAGTGTCTATCGCCACTGCCTCGTCCGTTGATTCTGCAGCGAAGTCCTCCGAGTTGCCTCCTGTACCAAAGAAATACAAGGCATCCGACCTCCCTCTGCCGTCCGCGACCCGAGCGGCCATCGAGTCGCTGGCGCACAGtttcaagaagaagggcgggtACGATGCTATTCGAAAGGAGGTCTGGGACAAGTTTGCAGCCAGC GATTACGAGGCCCAAGTCACGAAAGCCATCCTAGAAGTCGCCGAACAAGAAGTCAACCGCAACCCGGCGCAGCTTCTGACCCTCGAGCGAGGCAAGGCGGCCGCTCTCATCGATGGCGCACTCGAGCGATCCGGGGTATACCAAAAGGCGGAGCAGGTCATCACACAGTTGATCGATAGGGCCGCGATTGAAGAGCGCATGCGCCAGCTGCGGCGTAACGACattggcgaggaggaggccgccgctgAGCAGCAACGAGGAGCAAAGACAGACGAAGACTATCAAGCGGAAACCATGGCGAAGCGAGCCGAGCGCGAGAGAGTCCGCGAAGAACTGCGGCAGAAGGAGCTTGCTATTGAGGAGGAAAAACGCAAGATCGCGAGGGAAGAGCGCAAGAAGGTTGAAAAGGAGCGTGAGAAGGCCGAGACCCAACGTAAAGCCGAACGGGATGCCAGGCGAGCCGCCAGAGAAAAGCTTCAGGCGGAACGGGATGCCGAACGAGAagagcgccgccggcaacgagACAAGGAGCGGAGTCGAGATAGAGATCGCGACCGGAGCCGCAGCCggagccgcagccgcagccatCGGAGGGATCGGGATCGGGACCGCGATCGCGACCGTGATCGTGACCGCACCGAGCGGGATCGGGAGCGACGTGAAGAGCGAGACCGGAAGCGCAAGGAACGGCATGACGAgtccgaggaggccaagcagAAACTTTCGAAAGAGCAGCTCGAAAGACTTGAGCAGGAGGCTCTCGCAGACCTCCTCCGCGAGAGTAACCGTGTTACGGCGAAACAGCCTGAACTGGAGATTGATGAGGCGTTGGCACCACCGCCTAGAAAGCTGGCCCCAGCTTCTGCAATCATGCCCTTCAAGAAAGCCATATCTCGCGACTCGCCAAAGGTCCCGACatcgaagaaggccgagctCAAGACGGAGGAACAAGACGCCAGCGTTGCCGTCACACCCAAGGCCGACGCACCGACCGAGAAGGCTAGGAGCCGCAGTAACTCACGGGCTATCGGGAAAGCAGATCGAGAaaatgacgacgacgacagacgccgccgagatgacgacgatcGCCACAGACGTGAGCGTCGGTCCAGGTCGCCCCGCCCGCGCGATCGATCCCGCGAAAGGCGTGACAGGTCGTGGTCAAAAAGACGCGAGCGGAGTCGATCCCGGACCCGGACGCGACCTGAGCGACGAGAGAGGTCCGCATCTCGTACTCGGTCCCGACGTGACCGGAGCAGATCCCGCACACGTCACGACCGACATGACAAAAGCCGCTCTAGATCTCGCGACCGCCGAGATCGTAGCCGGGATCGCGCACGCGTCGACAGGCGCGACAAAAGTCGCTCGAGGACTCGTGTGGATCGTCGTGATAGGAGTCGTGACAGGAGTCGGTCCCGCAACCGCACCGACAGGAGAGATCGCAGCCGCTCGCGCGTCAGAAGAGACAGGTCTCGCGTTGTAAGGAGAGACCGTAGCAGGTCTCCCAAGGCCGACCGCCGCGAGTCAATCCGTCGTGATCGCAGCCGCTCGCGCACGCGTCGTGAACGTTCTCCCGAAAGGACGAGAGATCGTGACCGCAAGAGTCGATCCAGATCGAGACCTGCCACACCGGCCGTGCGATCTTCCTCAAGGCTGGACAAAGACAAGGATGACAAGGAGGCGAccaagatggaggaggtTCGCAAGCGGGAAAAAGAGGCCAAGGCCTACCTTGCCGCGCAGCGTGAGGCCCGAGAGAAGGGTATGCCAGTCCCTGGAATCGACGACAAGAGAAGCGCGGGGGATCGATCTCCCGAAACCAAACGCAAACGCGACCTGGACGAAATTGACCGCTATGTGCCGCCCGGTAGAGACAGGGAGCGACCTCACGATCTGGCCCGAGATGACAACGAGCGCCGACGAAGTCGGTCTCGCAGCCGGAGTCGCGGCAAGGACCGGGACCGCGAGAGGGACCGAGACCGGGATAGAGATAGGAGAGACCGAGACCGCGACCGCGACAGGGACCGCCGGGACCGTGATAGAGACCGGGTTAGAGACCGGGATAGGGACCGGGATAGGGACCGGGAtagagacagagacagagaccGCCGTAGCCGCAGGGATGGAAGTATCTCATCAAGAAGGGACAGACGTGATCgaagccgcagccgcagaagaagcaggagTCGCTAG
- a CDS encoding Glycosyltransferase family 17 has protein sequence MNKPSSSQHIKYLAVLASVVFIWMVWRLDLHQEVADKARKIAHPNNTPNDGSTASEVLPPQKAAKYCDHYRLKPANHDMVRKRKVFDLLLINTEVEMLELRMGQMAPYVDYFVIIESDKTFTDNQKPLYIRENWDLFKPWHDKMILRTMDLEALKDGSAWDREAKSRNAMYEQVIPTLVGDQAAAIDDVLIVSDVDEIPKPEILRALRNCNIPPRVTIHSKIYYYSYQWLARNDWAHPQATVYRGADTVLPDDLRGNANDHHFAHGGWHCSYCFSTVKEMAQKINSFSHAELNKPEFKDPDWVVDVARRGLDIFGRGDSNFDRIETNHDIPDYVKQNPEKFKFLIDRDPSNGNFRDYTPKTPVYRD, from the exons ATGAACAAACCAAGTTCCAGTCAGCATATCAAGTACCTAGCGGTGCTCGCCTCTGTCGTCTTCATCTGGATGGTCTGGCGTCTGGACTTACACCAGGAagtcgccgacaaggcccGCAAGATCGCGCACCCAAACAACACACCCAATGATGGCAGTACCGCAAGCGaagtcctccccccccagaAGGCCGCGAAGTATTGCGATCACTACCGCCTCAAGCCGGCTAATCACGATATGGTCCGCAAGCGTAAGGTGTTCGACCTGCTCCTGATCAAcaccgaggtcgagatgcTCGAGCTCCGCATGGGCCAGATGGCTCCGTATGTCGACTACTTTGTCATCATCGAGTCCGACAAGACGTTCACCGATAATCAAAAGCCGCTGTACATAAGAGAGAACTGGGACCTCTTCAAGCCGTGGCACGACAAGATGATCCTGCGGACCATGGACCTTGAGGCGCTCAAGGACGGCTCGGCCTGGGATCGCGAGGCCAAGAGCCGTAACGCCATGTACGAGCAGGTGATTCCCacgctcgtcggcgaccaGGCCGCTGCCATAGACGACGTTCTAATCGTgtccgacgtcgacgagatccCCAAGCCCGAGATCCTCCGTGCGCTGAGGAATTGCAACATCCCCCCGCGCGTCACCATCCACTCCAAAATCTATTACTACTCATACCAGTGGCTCGCGCGCAACGACTGGGCACATCCTCAGGCCACGGTCTATCGAGGTGCAGACACTGTTCTTCCTGATGATCTCCGCGGTAACGCCAACGACCACCATTTTGCACATGGCGGCTGGCACTGCAGCTACTGCTTCAGCACGGTCAAGGAGATGGCGCAGAAGATTAATTCGTTCTCGCACGCCGAGTTAAACAAACCCGAGTTCAAGGACCCCGACTGGGTTGTTGACGTCGCCCGCCGTGGCTTGGACAT CTTCGGCAGAGGTGACTCCAACTTTGATCGCATTGAGACGAATCACGACATACCAGATTATGTCAAGCAAAATCCCGAAAAGTTCAAGTTTCTGATTGATCGTGACCCGTCCAATGGCAATTTTAGAGATTACACTCCCAAGACGCCGGTGTATCGAGATTGA
- a CDS encoding triose-phosphate transporter codes for MSTLPTTEKPAGSRALHPALFIASWIFFSNLTILFNKWLLDTAGFITPRLLLTSSLAVILTCWHLVFSTFATQLLARCTSLLDGRHKVKMTGRVYLRAVVPIGLLYSGSLVCSNLVYLYLSVSFIQMLKAGAPVAVLFASWIWGVAEPSMATFYNILLIVAGVGLASFGEIEFSWIGFIFQMGGIIFEAIRLVMIQVLLKGDENAQRMDPLVSLYYYAPVCAVMNIFVAWASEFSSFKLEDFQKTGVTMLLLNAGVAFMLNVSSVFLIGKTSGLVMTLTGILKNILLIGASVIIWNTNISFIQFIGYGIALFGLVVYSTGWEQLKGSAAGAVVWARTAWNSHSFDEGRLSPLVRRAIFFGLLTLITVMLVLGFAYKGSSAPADWLAKVGTTST; via the exons ATGAGTACGCTGCCGACGACCGAGAAGCCAGCCGGCTCCAGGGCTCTTCACCCTGCCCTTTTTATTGC GAGTTGGATCTTCTTCTCAAACCTCACAATTCTGTTCAACAAATGGCTGCTTGATACAGCAGGCTTCA TTACTCCACGTCTATTACTAACTTCTTCATTAGCTGTCATCTTGACATGCTGGCATCTTGTCTTCTCGACTTTTGCAACCCAGCTACTGGCGCGGTGCACATCTCTCCTTGATGGCCGGCACAAGGTTAAAATGACGGGGCGCGTCTACCTGCGCGCTGTCGTGCCCATCGGCCTGCTGTATTCGGGCTCCCTCGTCTGCTCTAACCTCGTCTACCTGTACCTCTCCGTGTCTTTTATCCAGATGCTCAAGGCCGGTGCGCCTGTCGCTGTGCTCTTCGCCAGCTGGATCTGGGGCGTTGCAGAACCCTCCATGGCGACGTTCTACAACATCCTGCTCATCGTGGCCGGTGTCGGCCTAGCTTCCTTTGGCGAGATCGAGTTCTCCTGGATCGGCTTCATCTTCCAGATGGGCGGCATCATCTTTGAGGCCATCCGCCTTGTCATGATCCAGGTCTTGCtcaagggcgacgagaacGCGCAGAGGATGGACCCCCTCGTGAGCTTGTATTACTACGCCCCCGTCTGCGCTGTTATGAATATCTTCGTCGCTTGGGCCAGCGAGTTCAGCTCCTTCAAGTTGGAGGACTTTCAGAAGACGGGCGTCACCATGCTGCTACTCAACGCGGGTGTGGCGTTCATGCTCAACGTGTCGAGCGTCTTTCTC ATTGGCAAGACGTCCGGCCTTGTCATGACCCTCACCGGCATCCTAAAGAACATTCTTCTGATCGGCGCGTCTGTCATCATCTGGAACACCAACATCAGCTTCATCCAGTTCATTGGCTACGGCATTGCTCTCtttggcctcgtcgtctACTCGACCGGCTGGGAGCAACTGAAGGGCTcggctgctggcgccgtcGTTTGGGCCCGTACCGCTTGGAACTCGCACAGCTTTGATGAGGGTCGCCTCTCGCCACTCGTCCGCCGCGCCATCTTTTTTGGCCTGCTCACTCTTATCACCGTGATGCTTGTGCTCGGTTTTGCCTACAAGGGCtcatcggcaccggcggaCTGGTTGGCCAAGGTGGGCACGACTAGCACTTAA
- a CDS encoding Apoptosis-inducing taf9-like domain 1 family, translating to MADTASEDERERLKAALWFAVGKIVDEESIKQDCNATPQFIGALTEMVWAQIESVAGDLESFSRHARRTTVTTDDVVLLARKNPDLLDIVRGFVDQQKADKQKKEKGKERR from the exons ATGGCAGACACAGCTAGTGAAGATGAGCGCGAG CGTCTCAAAGCCGCACTCTGGTTTGCAGTCGGTAAAATCGTCGATGAAGAGTCAATCAAGCAGGACTGCAACGCCACGCCTCAATTCATCGGTGCGCTGACCGAGATGGTGTGGGCCCAGATTG AGTCCGTTGCCGGCGATTTGGAGAGCTTCAGCCGGCATGCACGGAGGACCACAGTGACCACAGACGACGTGGTGCTTCTGGCGCGGAAGAACCCTGATTTGCTTGATATTGTCCGCGGCTTCGTCGATCAGCAAAAGGCAgacaagcagaagaaggaaaaaggaaaggaaaggcGCTGA